Part of the Streptomyces sp. WMMC500 genome is shown below.
CGCGCGTGCCCTGCGCACCATGGAGCTCCTGCGGACGCGCCCCGGCACGACGGCCGCCGAAATCGCCGACGCGCTGGGCGTCACCGAGCGGGCGGCCCGCCGCTACGTCGGGATCCTCCGGGAGGCGGGCGTCCCGGTGGAGTCGACCCGCGGCCCGTACGGCGGCTACCGGCTGGGCCGCGGCGCCCGGCTGCCGCCGGTGGTCTTCACCGAGGCCGAGGCGCTGGCGCTGGTCATGGCGGCGCTCGACGACGCGGACGAGCTGGTGGGCGAGGCGCTGAACAAGGTCCTCCGGGTGCTGCCGGAGAGCGTCGGCCGGCAGGCGGCGGCGCTGCGCGCGCACGCCTCGGCCGCCCCCGACCCCGCCTCGGCCCGCCCCGACCCGGCGACCACCGGCGCGCTGGTCGCGGCCTGCGCGGAGCGGCGGAGCGTGCGGATCACGTACCGCAGCGAGTCGGGGCAGGAGTCGGCGGGGCTGGTGGACCCGTGGGCGGTGGTCGTACGCCACGGGCGCTGGTACCTGCTGTGCCGCTCCCACCGCGCGGACGCGATCCGCACGTACCGCGTCGACCGCATCGGCGAGGTCCACCGGACCACCCGCGCCTTCACCCCGCCCGCCGGCCTCGACCCGGTCGCGGTGCTGGAGGAGAACCTCGGCACAGGCTGGGAGTTCCCGACCCGCGTCGTCTTCGACGCGCCGCCGGCGGAGGTCGCGCGGTGGGTGAGACCCCCGATGGGCCGCCTGGAGGCGGCGGGCGACGGCTGCGTCCTGGTCGGCAGCACGAGCGCGCCGACGATGTACGCGCGGGACTGGCTGGCGCGGATGCCGTTCGCCTTCCGCGTCGAGGGCGGCCCGGAGCTCCGCGCGGCGGTCGCGGCACTCGCGGCGCGGCTGACGGCGGCATCGGAGGCATCGGAGGCATCGACGACGTCCCGCGGGGAACCGTGATCCGAGCCCCCGTCCCGCACGCGCCGGGCTACTTCGCCTCTCCCAGCGCCAGTGACCGCAGCAGCAGGTACGCCGACTGGATGAACCGGCTCCGCAACGTGACCCCCGAGTTGGTCAGGGCGGCCACGCAGATCTCCCGCTCCGGGCTCAGGCCCACGAACGACGTGCAGCCGCGGGTGGCGCCGGAGTGGAAGTACAGCGTCGCCCCCGCGAGGGTCCGTACGCTCCAGGCCAGGCCGGACTTCCCCTCCTCCCCCGCGGGCAGGTCGCGGATCCGGACGACCTCCGCCAGCGGAGTCCGCAGTGATCCCGGGACGTCGGAGTCCTCCGGGTCGAGGTGGGCCCGCAGATAGCGGACCAGGTCGCGGGCGCTGGAGCGCACCGCTCCCGCGCCGGGGAGCGCCGGGATGGCCCAGGGCGGGCGGCGGCGGCCGTGCCAGTAGCCGACGGCGTAGGAGGGGTCCCCCGGGTGGTCCGGGGACGCGGTGCCGGTGTCGGCGAGTTCCAGGGGGGCCAGCACGCGCGCGTGCAGCACCGACCCGTAGTCGGTGCCGGCGCCGTCGGCCAGCAGCCGGCCGAGCAGCCCGACGCCGAGGTTGGAGTACCGCACGAGGGTGCCGGGCGGGTGGTGCACGACCGCGCGAGCGAGCGCCGGCAGCAGCATGTCGGGGGTGAACGACCGGTAGGGGTTGGCGAACCAGGACGTCAACCCGTTGAGCATCAGTCCGGGCGGGAGCCGGGGCAGGCCGGAGGTGTGGGTCGCCAGGTGCTCGTAGGTGATGGCCCGGCCGTGGCCGCGCGGGAGGGCGGCGTACGGGAGGCGTTCCGCGATGCGGTCGGTGAGGCCGAGCTCGCCGCGCGCCGCGGTGTCGGCGAGCAGCAGCGCGGTGAAGGTCTTGCTCACCGAGCCGACCTCGAAGCGGGTGCGGTCGGTGACCGACGCGGTGCCCTTGCGGTCGATGCCGCCGCGGCACAGCGTGCGGTACGCGCCGGTCACGGACACCGCGATGGCCACCGCCGCCCGCGGTTCCGCGGTGGCGGCCACCGCCTTGAGGGGTTCGTCGCGGAGAGTCACGTGACGCCGCCCGGTCAGGCGCCGAGGCGCGAGAGCACGAGAGAGGAGGCGATCGTGGCGACCGTGGCGGTGTGGTAGTGGTCGTCGAACCGCCGCTCCTCGTCGTCCGTGCCGGTCCGGCCGTCGCGCGGGAGCAGCCCGTCCTCGTGCTGGGCGGCGGCCAGCCGCCGCCAGGCGGCCGGGTCGCAGACCGGCTCGGGCATGGCGGCGTCGACGACGAGGAGTTCGGCGACGAGGTCCCACTCCTCGATCTCCAGCCACACGTCCGTCCACACCGGCAGCCAGGTCGCCAGATAGTCACGCAAGCGGGGCGGCAGGGCGTGGGGTTCCGCGCCCCAGTCGGTGAGATGGAAGACGGTGTGGGTCACGTGGTACGCCGTCATCCAGTCCATGGTCCACGGCTCGGGCGTGGCGCCGAGCCAGGTGGCCGCGGTGCGGGCGGGCCAGTCGGTCCGGTCGGCGACACCGATCACCCGGGTCGCGTTGGCCACCGCCATGCGGCGGTTGGGCGCGTGCTCGTACTCGCGGTACGACGTCAGGTCGGTCAGGTGCGTCAGCAGCGCCTGGAGCCGTTCGTGGCGGTAGCCGGCGCGGTGGAAGTGGACGTAGGACTCCAGCGGGTCGGTCATGGCCGGGAACCGCAACTGCCGCTCGTAGAGGAGGTCCCCGCCGCGGAACTGGTCCCAGGCGAAGTCGAGCAGGTCGCCGGCGGCGTCGCGCTCGGCGGCGGGGAACGTGGCGTCGCGGAGCACCAGGGACGCGGCGAGCGCCATCTCGCCCAGCGGCTTGTAGACGCTGTCGGGCTCGGCCAGTTCGGCCGTGGCGCCGTCGGCGAAGGTGCCCTGCGCGCGGTTGCGGTGCAGCCAGCCCAGCGCCCGCGAGCCCGTGCGGAGTGCCGTGGCGCCCACCGACTCCGCTGGTCCGGGGGTGGTCATCGCGGGCCCCCTTCCGTCGTGGCCAGGAGTCTTCTGGCGATGGCGAGGTCGAGCGCGGTACGGGCGCTGGGCGCGCCCCACAGACGCAGGTGGTCCAGCGCCGTGGGCAGGTCGAGGGCGGGCTGGGCGCCGCGGCTGCGGGCCAGCGCGAGCCAGCGGACGAGCCGGGCGGCGGTGGGGTAGTCGCGGCGCATCAGGGAGCGCGTGGCGCCCCGGCTGAGCGCCCGGACGTGGCGGCAGGCCCGCTGCTGGTAGGGCCCGTCCACCTCCGGAAGCGCCAGCGGGGCGAGCCGCGCCATCCGCTGCGACCGCTCCTGCCACGAGAGTTCGGTGTCCTCCGCGTCCTCGACGATCCCGGCGATCTCGACCACCTCGGCAAGCCCGGCGCGCTCGCCCTCTTCACCCGCGTACGGCAGGGCGGTCAGGCTCCGGGCCGAGCCGCGGGCGAGCAGCGCGGCGGTGGTGCGGTCGCGCCAGCGGGCCTCGGTGCTGTCCCCGGGCCGGGGCGGGAAGAGCCGCAGGGCCGAGCCGAGCGTCTCCCGGTCGGGCTGCGGCAACGGCTGGCGGCAGAAGAGCGCCGGCGCGAAGAGGTCGGGCCCCAGCACGCGCACGGCGGCCAGCGCGGCGGTGTCTGCCGGCCGTTCCCCGCCGGACACGGCCGGCAGCGGAACCTGGGTGCCCCGAAGGGCACCCAGGACGCGCCCGGCCAGTTGCTCCACCGCTTGGGCGAACTCAGCTCCCATTGCGGCATTCGACATCGGGCGCTCACCTTCTGCTGTCGGTCACGGACTATGTTGTTCCGGTTCCGGTCCGCGGACCGTCAGGAGGAACGCGGCTCCTTCGGGAGCTTCGGGGACAGGAGCAGGGCGAGCAGCAGGACGCCGGCGCCCTGCGGCGAGTACACGGGTGCGTCGCTGTACGGGGCCTCCGGCTCGTCGACCAGCGCCGTGAGCGCGGCCCTTTCGGCCACGCCGGCCCGGACCGGGGAGAGAGCCGGGGTCGTCTGTACGGACATCTTGCCTCCAAGAGTCGTCCCCTCGCGGACTACGAAGGGCGTAGCGGGGTGACTGCGCCGCGCAGTGACGAGCGCGACGGGTGCGGCCGGTGGTCACCCATCCGGCTCACTGCACCAACGTCGATGTCCCCTCCCCGCCCGCCACTTAGATCCCACCAGCACGGAGACCACACGATGGGTGCATGCGGGAGCATTGAGGTTTAGCAGGTCGGCACCCCCGGGTGCCCGGCCCGTACGGCTCGGCCCCCGCGCCGCCTTCGGTCCCCGGGCCCGGCCCCGCCCGGCCCTCCGCGGCGCCGGGTCCACGCCGCAGAACACCGCCGCCGACGCCGCAGCCGCGCTGAGCGCACCGGCGCACGACAGGCTCACCCGGCGGCGCATCGACACGGGCGCGGACCCCGCGTCCCGACGTCATGTCCCCGGGCCCGTACGGCTGCTTCTCCTTCGGTTCGTGGCAACTGCTCGTCGCGACAACGGCGATGCCGCGCGGGAAGACCACCCATTCCGGTGGCTAGGCCGTCTTGACAAGGCATATCTGCCTTTCCCGTCCCTAGTCTGAGTGCCCAGCCGCTCACCCTCTCGCCTGCCCGCGGCGCCGAGCCCGCGCTCGCCCTCGGCTCCGACTCCGGGGCGGGCAACTCCCCTCGGGCTGGGCTGGTCGCTCGACGTGCCGTCCCTCGCGCGCCGTACGGACAGGGGGGCGCCGCGCTACCTCGACGAGGACGTCTTCCAGCTCTCCGGCGGGCGGCCGGGCGCAGCCTGTTCACGGCCGAACTCTTCGACCCGGCCACCGGGGAATGGACCACCGCCGAGAACATGCCGGCGGGCCGTACCGGTCAGCGCGCCGTCGCCCTGCCCTCCGGCCGGGTGCTGGTCCTCGGCGGCACCGAAGCCGCCACCCGCACCACCGGCTACGCCTCCGCGGCGCGCCCGCGGCTACCCGGGGAAGAGGTCGATGCCGAGTTCTGCGACCGGACCGGTCGGGTACCGCTCCAGCACGTCACCCTCGATCCGCGCCACGACCTGGCTGCGCCCGTCCGCGGCCACGTAGAACACGTCGGGCACGAGCTGCCGTTCGCGCTTCGCCCCGCCGATCCACGTGCGTCCGACCTGCGCCATGAGCTTCATGGCGGCGGCCGCGCCAGGACCGCTGATGACATGCAGCACCAGGCTGTGCCAGTCCGGCATGGCCACCAGCACGCCGTGCTCCACCGGCGCGCCACCGGTCGCGTCGGCCAGCAAGTCCGGGAAGCAGGAGAACCGGGACGCACCGTAGACGTCGGCGCTCTGCATCACCAGCAGATCCGCGTCCGTACGAGCTTTGTCCGCCGATATGGTTCGCAGCTCCGGCGGCGGCAGCGCGCGCAGGTTCTCCACCGCGGTCTCGTGCAGCCACTGCGAGGAGGGGGAGAACGCCGCCGGCAACGACCGCGGCAGATGGCCGAACTCCCCGTCGTGGTCCACGACGACGGTCCGCACCAGACCCGGCAGGACCGGCTCCGCATCCGTCAGCGAATGACGAAAGGCGGTCTCCTCCGGCACGATGAACGGCCGCAGACGCGTGGCCAACTCGGCGGACGTGAGGGCGGATTGCTCCCGCGCCCCGCCTCGCTCGAACCCCACAAGGCATCACCCCGCGCCGTAGCCTGCCAAAGTCCGCCGCCCCGGGCCAGCCGCCCGCCCCCGGACCGGAGGTCAGCCGACCTGCGGGCCGGGGGACAGCAGTTCCAGCTCGGGCCCGTCCTCGTAGAACCGCGTGTGACAACTGAAGCACGCCGGGCCTCCCCGGTACCCCACCGCTCGCGCCTGCAGCCACCGGAGGAGTTGTTCCAGCAGGGTGAGATCGTCACTGTGGAGCACCTGCCGGGACGACAGAGCCCAGCCGGCGTCGGCGGCCCCTTCGCGACGCGCCAGCTCGGAGAAGACGACTCCCCCGATCCTCGGGTCGGCAGGCCCCCGCTGCGCCAGGAGCGGGTACGTGTCGATCTCCCACCGGTCCTCCGGCAGGGGCTCGCCCTCTTCTTCGACGGTCGTCAGCGGCCAGCCGTCCACCACGACGGTGGGCCGCTCAGGACGCGGGCCGAGCCCGAGATGCCAGCGGAGTTCGGCGGTCTCGGCGTCCGCCAGATCGGCTGGAAGCTCGGCGTTGATGAGGACCTCATGGATGTCTGCCACGCGGCGGCATGCTAGTCGGCCCGCCATAATCCCGGCGACACGGACGGGGATGATCCGGGACACTGGGCGCCGTGGATGAGGTCGAGGTCGTCGTCGCCCATTCGGAGCGGGCGACGCTGCGCGTCGGGGACGTGTTCCTGAAGGTGGACGGCGATCAGGCGCGTATCGACCGCGAGGTCGAGGTGATGGGTCTGACGCCCGTTCCGACGCCGGAGATCCTCTGGCACAAGCCTCGCGTGCTCGCCATCGCCGCCGTCCCGGGCACGACGCTCGGGCGACTCGGCGGGCCGGCGACCGCGTCGCCCGAGGCGTGGGCCGCGGCCGGTGCCGCGATCCGGAAGTTGCACGACGGGCCGCCGCCGCCCTGGACCGGCCGGGCCGGACGGAGCATCGACGAGCTGGCGGCGGAGCTCGACCGCGAGTGTGAGCTCCTCGTGTCCGGCGGCGTGCTTCCCGCCGACCTGGTCAGCCGCAACCGCGGGGTCGCCGAGGCGGCGCTCCGGCCGTGGACTCCGGCGTTCACCCACGGCGATCTGCAGATCGCCCACGTGTTCCTCCAGGGCACCGAGGTCACCGGCATCATCGACTGGTCCGAGGCGGGCAGCGGCGACGCCCTGTTCGACCTCGCCACCTTCACCCTCGGACACGAGAAACACCTCGGCGACCTCCTCGCCGGCTACGGCGCCGACGTCGACGCCGACGTGATCCGTGCGTGGTGGTCGATGCGGAGTCTGCTGATCGTTCGCTGGCTGGCCGAGCACGGCTTCGACCCGTTCGCGCCGGGCTGCGAGGTCGACGTGCTCAAGTCCCGGATGTGATCGCACGCGCACCGACACGCCGTCATCGTCAGGAAGCGTCAGCACCGGCGGGGCGCGCAGGCGGGTGAGCCTCCGGAGATCCGCGGCGGTCGCGGGCGCGGAGGACGGCCTTGACGAACTCGCCGATCCACAGGACTGCCGAGCCGGCGGCCAGGCAGGCCAGCCACTGCCCGAACGTGAGGTCGGTGGTGGTGAAGAAGCCGTGCAGAGCGTCCAGTTCGACGATGACCGCGAGCAGGGCGAGAACCCCGGCCACGGCGAACAGCGGGTGCGGGTTGCTCAGGATGTCGCGGTGGAACAGGCTCCGGGTCGGGTGGCGGACGGTGAGCAGGTTGAACGCCTGGAAGAAGACGAACGTGACGAGCGCCATCGTGCCCGCCACGCCGCTCGGTGCCCAGGCGAGCATCGCGACGGTGCCGGTCGCCATGAGGGTGCTCGTCGCCACGATGCGGATGAGGCGCTCCCGGGTGAGGATGGGCTCCCCCGCGGGTCGCGGCGGGCGGCTCATCGCGTCCCGGCTGACCGGGTCGACGCCGAGCGTCATCGCCGGCGGGCCGTCCATGACGAGGTTCACGAAGAGGATCTGCAGGGCGGTGAACGGTGCGTCGCCGCCGATGCCGGTGAGGGAGGTGATCAGGAACGTCAGCACGAAGCCGAGTGCGGTGGAGACCTGGAAGCGGGTGAACTTGACGATGTTGTCGTAGACGCCCCGTCCTTCACGCACGGCTCGCACGATGGTGTCGAAGTTGTCGTCGGTGAGCACCATCGTCGCCGCTTCCTTGGTGACCTCGGTCCCGGTCACGCCCATGGCCACGCCGATGTCCGCCTTGCGGAGTGCGGGGGCGTCGTTGACCCCGTCGCCGGTCATCGCCACGACGTCGCCGCGAGCCTGCAGGGCCGTGACGATGCGGAGCTTGTGCTCGGGTGAGACCCGGGCGATGACGCCGACGTCGTCCAGGTGGCGGGCGAGTTCGCCGTCGGGGATCCGGTCGAGCTCCGCACCGGTGCCGGTCCGGCCGGGGATCCCGAGATCGCGGGCGATGGCCGCGGCCGTCACCGCGTGGTCACCGGTGATCATGCGGACACGGACACCCGCGTCGTGGCACTGGGCCATGGCCTGCCGTGCCTCGGGCTTCGGCGGATCGACGATGCCGACGAGAGCGATCAGCACGATCCGGTCCAGCAGCGGCTTGAGGTCCGCCCCGGCGTCGAAGCCGTCCGCGGTGAAGTCCTGGCGCGCCACGACGAGCACCCGGCGGCCCTGCTCGGCGAGCCCCGCGTTCGCGTCCTCGTAGCTGCGCCGGGCCTCGGGGGTGATCTCGGTGACGCCGTCCGGGCCGAGGTAGTGGGTCGCCCCGGTGACCAGGACGTCCGGAGCGCCCTTGACGAAGCAGCGCACGACCGGCCGGTCGTCGTCATCGGTCCAGTCGTGGAACGTGGCCATGAACTTGTGGTTGGCTTCGAACGGGATCTCCGCCAGGCGCGGGTTCCGCTGCCGCAGCGCCGTGACGTCCAGGCCGCCCTTCTCGGCGAGCACGATCAGGGCCGCCTCCGTGGGGTCGCCGACCACCGTCTCGTCGCGCAGCACGGCGTCCGTGCACAGGCCCATCGCGATCAGCGCGTGGTGCAGGGCGTCCGGAGGCGGGCGCCCGTCGGTGGAGAGGATCCGGCCGGCGGTGCCGTAGCCGGAACCGGAGACGGTGAAGCGCCCGCTCGCGAGGACGAGCTCCCGGGCGGTCATCTGGTTGAGGGTCAGCGTGCCGGTCTTGTCGGTGCAGATGTGCGAGGTGCTGCCGAGCGTCTCCACCGACGACAGCCGCTTGACGATCGCCCCGTGACGGGCGAGCCGGTCGGTGCCCATGGCCAGCGTGAAGGCCACCACCGCGGGCAGCCCTTCGGGAATGGCGGCCACGGCCAGCGACGCGGCGGTGACGAACAGCACGTCGGCCTCCTGCCCGCGGACGAGCCCGAGCACGATCACGACGGCGACCACGACGGCGGCGATGAGCGCCAGCGTCCGGCTGAGCACGTCGATCTGCCGCTTCAGCGGCGTCGAGGCGGGCTTGGCCGCATCCAGGAGGTCGGCGATCCGGCCGGTCTCGGTCGCCATGCCGGTCGCGGTGACCAGCATCTCGCCCCTGCCGCGGGTCACCGAGGTGTTCATGAACAGGGTGTTGGCCCGCTCGGCCACGGGCAGGTCCTCGTCCGCCCGGGCGGCGACGGACTTCACCGCCGGCTGCGCCTCCCCGGTCAGCTCGGACTCCTGCACCTCGAGCGAGGCCGCCGACAGCAGCCGCCCGTCCGCCGGCACCCGGTCGCCGGCCTCGACCTCCACCACGTCACCCGGGACGAGTTCCCCGGCGTCCAGACGGGTGAGCAGGCCGTCCCGCCGGACGGTCGCCGTGGTGACGGTCATCCTCCGCAGCGCCTCCAGCGAGTCCTCGGCGCGCGACTCCTGGACGAAGCCGATGGTGGCGTTCAGCAGGACGACCACGGCGATCGCGACCGGGGTCTCCCACTCGCGGGAGATCAGCAGGCTGACCACGGCGGCACCCAGCAGGATCAGGATCATCAGATCCTGGAACTGGCGGACGAACGCGCGCCAGCGAGGATCCCGGTTCGTCTCCCGCAGCCGGTTGGGGCCGTGGTGCTCACGCCGCTGCGCGGCCTCCCCGGCCGACAGGCCCCGCTCCGGGTCCGCTCGCAGCCGTGCGGCGACCTCGCCGACCGGCAGGGCGTGCCACGGTATCCGTTCCGCTTCGTTCATGTTGTCTTCCTCGGGAGCCGGGGCGACGCGCGGACGTTGTCCAGGCCGGTCGTGGTCGTGACCGGCGAGAACGGGCTCGCCGCGCACGCCGCCGCCGGGCCGGTGAGCGGTGACGGCCGCACCCGTGGCGCCGCTCAGTCGGCGGTGTCGAGCGCCGCCCTGAGCACGGCGACGGCCTGCGCGATGGCGCAGCTCGCCGCCGCGGTGGAGCGCAGGGCGTTGAGCATCATGAAGTCGTGCAGGATGCCGTTGTAACGGACGCTGACGGTCGGCACCCCGGCCGCCGTCAGCTTGCGCGCGTACGCCTCACCCTCGTCGCGCAGCACGTCGTTCTCGTCGACGACGACGAAGGCCGGCGGCAGCCCTTCCAGGTCGGCGCGCGAGGCCCGCAGCGGCGAGGCGGTGATCTCCGCGCGCTGGGCGGGGTCGGTGGTGTAGGCGTCCCAGAACCAGGCCATGCCCTTGGCCGTCAGGAACGGCCCGGCGGCGAACTCGCGGTAGCTGTCGGTGTCCTGCCCCGCGTCGGTGACCGGATAGTAGAGCGACTGGTGCACGAAGCTCACGTCGCCCCGGCGCTTGGCCATGAGGGTCAGGGCGGCGGTCATGTTCCCGCCGACGGAGTCCCCGGCCACCGCCATCCGGGAGGGGTCCAGCCCCTCCTCGGCACCGTGCCGGGTGACCCACTGGGCGGTGGCGTAGCCCTGCTCGACGGCCACCGGGTACCGGGCCTCGGGCGACCTGTCGTACTCGACGAAGACCACCGCCACGTGCGCGTCGACGGCAAGCTCCCGCACGAGCCGGTCGTGGGTGCCCGCGTTGCCGAGAACCCACCCGCCGCCGTGCATGTAGAGCACGGCGGGCAGCGGCCCCGACGAGGTGGCGGGCTTCACGATCCGCACGCGCACGTCGCCGACCTCCGCGGGCACGACGATCCACTTCTCCTGGACCTCCGGCATGGCCATCGGCGCGGCCTGGAGGTCGTCCAGGGCCTTCCGGGCGCCTTCGGGGCCCAGCTCGTACAGGAACGGCGGCTTCGACGTCGCCTGCGCGAGGTCGTGGGCGGCGGGTTCCAGGACGTGTTCGTTCATGAGGTGCCTCCCGGTCAGGTGCGTGATTCGGACGGGACGTAACGGAAGGTGGGGCCGTGGCCGCCGGGAAGCCGCATCAGGGACTGCGCCTGCGCCTTCAGCCGGAACATCTCGCCGGTGGCGGCGCGCAGTTGCCCGGGCCTGCCGTCGAAGGCCTGCTCCAGCAGCCGGAGGATCCCGCAGTAGGTGCGGTCGAACTCCTCCTGCGCCGCCCGGGCCTCCGTGCCCTCGGCGGCCCGGCGCGGGTGGGGCGCCATGGCCGCGACCCCCTCCGGATCCACCGCGACCCTCTCCCCCGTGGGCCCCGACCGCGGCGTGTCCCCCGGGCGGAAACGGCGGCCCGCCTTCAGCTCCTGGAAGCGGTAGTAGTGCCCGACCTCGTCCCGCCCCGGATGGAAGACGTCACGATCGCCGTCCCACACCTCACCCCGGTCGTTGCCCTCGCCCTGCTCGACGATCT
Proteins encoded:
- a CDS encoding WYL domain-containing protein, giving the protein MPTDLSPTARALRTMELLRTRPGTTAAEIADALGVTERAARRYVGILREAGVPVESTRGPYGGYRLGRGARLPPVVFTEAEALALVMAALDDADELVGEALNKVLRVLPESVGRQAAALRAHASAAPDPASARPDPATTGALVAACAERRSVRITYRSESGQESAGLVDPWAVVVRHGRWYLLCRSHRADAIRTYRVDRIGEVHRTTRAFTPPAGLDPVAVLEENLGTGWEFPTRVVFDAPPAEVARWVRPPMGRLEAAGDGCVLVGSTSAPTMYARDWLARMPFAFRVEGGPELRAAVAALAARLTAASEASEASTTSRGEP
- a CDS encoding HAD-IC family P-type ATPase, whose protein sequence is MNEAERIPWHALPVGEVAARLRADPERGLSAGEAAQRREHHGPNRLRETNRDPRWRAFVRQFQDLMILILLGAAVVSLLISREWETPVAIAVVVLLNATIGFVQESRAEDSLEALRRMTVTTATVRRDGLLTRLDAGELVPGDVVEVEAGDRVPADGRLLSAASLEVQESELTGEAQPAVKSVAARADEDLPVAERANTLFMNTSVTRGRGEMLVTATGMATETGRIADLLDAAKPASTPLKRQIDVLSRTLALIAAVVVAVVIVLGLVRGQEADVLFVTAASLAVAAIPEGLPAVVAFTLAMGTDRLARHGAIVKRLSSVETLGSTSHICTDKTGTLTLNQMTARELVLASGRFTVSGSGYGTAGRILSTDGRPPPDALHHALIAMGLCTDAVLRDETVVGDPTEAALIVLAEKGGLDVTALRQRNPRLAEIPFEANHKFMATFHDWTDDDDRPVVRCFVKGAPDVLVTGATHYLGPDGVTEITPEARRSYEDANAGLAEQGRRVLVVARQDFTADGFDAGADLKPLLDRIVLIALVGIVDPPKPEARQAMAQCHDAGVRVRMITGDHAVTAAAIARDLGIPGRTGTGAELDRIPDGELARHLDDVGVIARVSPEHKLRIVTALQARGDVVAMTGDGVNDAPALRKADIGVAMGVTGTEVTKEAATMVLTDDNFDTIVRAVREGRGVYDNIVKFTRFQVSTALGFVLTFLITSLTGIGGDAPFTALQILFVNLVMDGPPAMTLGVDPVSRDAMSRPPRPAGEPILTRERLIRIVATSTLMATGTVAMLAWAPSGVAGTMALVTFVFFQAFNLLTVRHPTRSLFHRDILSNPHPLFAVAGVLALLAVIVELDALHGFFTTTDLTFGQWLACLAAGSAVLWIGEFVKAVLRARDRRGSPEAHPPARPAGADAS
- a CDS encoding phosphotransferase, with product MDEVEVVVAHSERATLRVGDVFLKVDGDQARIDREVEVMGLTPVPTPEILWHKPRVLAIAAVPGTTLGRLGGPATASPEAWAAAGAAIRKLHDGPPPPWTGRAGRSIDELAAELDRECELLVSGGVLPADLVSRNRGVAEAALRPWTPAFTHGDLQIAHVFLQGTEVTGIIDWSEAGSGDALFDLATFTLGHEKHLGDLLAGYGADVDADVIRAWWSMRSLLIVRWLAEHGFDPFAPGCEVDVLKSRM
- a CDS encoding serine hydrolase domain-containing protein; this translates as MTLRDEPLKAVAATAEPRAAVAIAVSVTGAYRTLCRGGIDRKGTASVTDRTRFEVGSVSKTFTALLLADTAARGELGLTDRIAERLPYAALPRGHGRAITYEHLATHTSGLPRLPPGLMLNGLTSWFANPYRSFTPDMLLPALARAVVHHPPGTLVRYSNLGVGLLGRLLADGAGTDYGSVLHARVLAPLELADTGTASPDHPGDPSYAVGYWHGRRRPPWAIPALPGAGAVRSSARDLVRYLRAHLDPEDSDVPGSLRTPLAEVVRIRDLPAGEEGKSGLAWSVRTLAGATLYFHSGATRGCTSFVGLSPEREICVAALTNSGVTLRSRFIQSAYLLLRSLALGEAK
- a CDS encoding alpha/beta hydrolase produces the protein MNEHVLEPAAHDLAQATSKPPFLYELGPEGARKALDDLQAAPMAMPEVQEKWIVVPAEVGDVRVRIVKPATSSGPLPAVLYMHGGGWVLGNAGTHDRLVRELAVDAHVAVVFVEYDRSPEARYPVAVEQGYATAQWVTRHGAEEGLDPSRMAVAGDSVGGNMTAALTLMAKRRGDVSFVHQSLYYPVTDAGQDTDSYREFAAGPFLTAKGMAWFWDAYTTDPAQRAEITASPLRASRADLEGLPPAFVVVDENDVLRDEGEAYARKLTAAGVPTVSVRYNGILHDFMMLNALRSTAAASCAIAQAVAVLRAALDTAD